From a region of the Gemmatimonadaceae bacterium genome:
- a CDS encoding TonB family protein, with amino-acid sequence MRTSRCDRLGGSRYALAVAAAALLLGAAPVARAQGAASVGIIRGTVRDSADRPVVGADVAVGPEIRTRTDSAGAFELRNVPVGSRVLLVRRLGYAPLTSFWDVGDSPLVLDLRVHAFPAVLPAVHVTARTAQPYDARLAGFNARRAEKLGYYITQADIAKGNTFRMTDALLRIPGVRVITMPGELGTSVTLPGSRCAPLVIVDGFPAALGRFDLNMIDLSTVEGVEVYPYGSAVPAELMGPFGMEGCGVIAIWSAPMRPRASADRLQSVKPVDVQALIESKAVYLPDAVEEQAKLLVGSAQPVYPASLLRSGTGGRVLARFVVDTSGAIEMGTVTILSATDSAFTNATLGALPSARFTPATVGGKAVRELVQMPFDFTPTPQEQSRRVP; translated from the coding sequence CTGGCGGTGGCTGCCGCGGCGTTATTGCTGGGTGCCGCCCCGGTGGCGCGTGCGCAGGGCGCCGCGTCGGTCGGCATCATTCGCGGCACGGTACGCGACAGCGCCGACCGCCCGGTGGTTGGTGCCGACGTGGCGGTGGGACCCGAGATCAGGACGCGTACCGATTCGGCCGGTGCATTCGAACTTCGGAATGTGCCCGTGGGCAGCCGGGTGCTGCTCGTCCGGCGCCTGGGGTACGCGCCCCTCACCTCGTTCTGGGACGTGGGGGACTCTCCCCTCGTGCTCGACCTGCGCGTGCACGCGTTCCCGGCGGTGCTCCCCGCCGTGCACGTGACGGCGCGGACGGCCCAGCCCTACGACGCGCGGCTGGCCGGGTTCAACGCGCGCCGAGCGGAGAAGCTGGGCTACTACATCACGCAGGCCGACATCGCCAAGGGCAACACGTTCCGCATGACCGATGCGCTGCTGCGCATTCCCGGCGTGCGGGTGATCACCATGCCGGGCGAGCTCGGTACGTCGGTCACGCTGCCGGGCTCGCGGTGCGCACCGCTCGTGATCGTGGACGGATTCCCGGCGGCGCTGGGGCGGTTCGACCTGAACATGATCGATCTCTCAACCGTCGAGGGGGTGGAGGTCTATCCGTACGGCTCGGCGGTGCCGGCCGAGTTGATGGGACCGTTCGGGATGGAGGGGTGCGGCGTGATCGCGATCTGGTCGGCTCCCATGCGACCGCGCGCCAGCGCGGACCGGCTCCAGTCCGTGAAGCCGGTGGACGTCCAGGCGCTGATCGAGAGCAAGGCCGTGTACCTGCCGGATGCCGTCGAGGAGCAGGCGAAACTTCTGGTGGGGAGCGCACAGCCGGTGTATCCCGCATCGTTGTTGCGATCGGGGACCGGCGGGCGGGTTCTGGCGCGGTTTGTGGTCGACACTTCCGGCGCTATCGAAATGGGTACCGTGACGATCCTGTCGGCAACCGACTCCGCATTCACGAATGCGACTCTTGGCGCGCTGCCCAGCGCGCGGTTCACGCCGGCGACCGTCGGCGGCAAGGCGGTGCGCGAACTCGTGCAGATGCCGTTCGATTTCACGCCCACGCCTCAGGAGCAGAGCCGACGCGTTCCATAA